From one Culex quinquefasciatus strain JHB chromosome 3, VPISU_Cqui_1.0_pri_paternal, whole genome shotgun sequence genomic stretch:
- the LOC119769266 gene encoding leucine-rich repeat and guanylate kinase domain-containing protein-like, whose translation MELLNAEDLWIKNIEYQAFENAKKLKTIKLKRNLISSIDGFKAVPSLVHLDLSYNRITHFNNDAFEKNRKLERLFMNHNDISELPSFQNIDNLEVLNLSNNDLQEISDTQFSGNLMLNSLDASYNQLSHFNLNQLDDKPNLSFISVSFNNLESLYIPGQVQKMDARNNSISSINANICSLQHLFLSHNQITDISALHNCRGMKMLNLSHNKLQSIDLIESMPELSNLNVAHNQLFEINFPAKVAHPLQILDLSYNHLSFGPTNKFDQMKTLKLNNNKFIEFKFGGMMKSLKNVQLSNNEWCCDKITQIMQEKREIIFDKNEICINSQARLLNGICCKDYTHMLH comes from the coding sequence ATGGAGTTGCTGAATGCTGAAGATCTTtggataaaaaatattgaataccAGGCCTTTGAAAatgccaaaaagttaaaaacgataaaattgaaACGGAATTTAATCTCAAGCATAGATGGATTCAAAGCAGTGCCTTCATTAGTTCACCTGGATCTGTCTTATAACAGAATTACTCATTTTAATAACGATGCTTTTGAAAAGAACAGAAAACTTGAACGGCTGTTCATGAACCATAACGACATTTCAGAGCTACCTAGCttccaaaatattgataatcttGAAGTGCTAAATTTGTCAAATAATGATCTTCAAGAAATATCTGACACCCAGTTTAGCGGAAATCTCATGCTGAATAGTTTAGATGCATCTTACAACCAGCTTAGCCACTTCAATTTAAACCAACTCGATGATAAGCCAAATCTGTCTTTCATATCTGTAAGCTTTAATAATCTTGAAAGCCTTTACATTCCTGGACAAGTTCAAAAAATGGATGCTCGAAATAATTCTATTAGTAGCATCAATGCCAATATCTGTTCACTTCAACATTTATTCTTATCACACAATCAAATTACAGACATTTCAGCATTGCACAACTGTAGAGGcatgaaaatgttaaatttgtcaCATAACAAACTCCAAAGCATTGATTTGATCGAATCTATGCCTGAATTAAGCAATTTGAATGTTGCACACaatcaattatttgaaataaattttccaGCAAAGGTAGCACATCCTCTACAAATTTTAGATTTATCATATAATCACCTTAGCTTTGGCCCCACtaacaaatttgatcaaatgaAAACTCTCAAGTTGAATAacaataaatttattgaatttaaatttggtGGAATGATGAAGAGTCTCAAAAACGTACAACTAAGCAACAATGAGTGGTGTTGTGATAAAATTACGCAAATTATGCAAGAAAAAAGAGAaataattttcgataaaaatgaaATCTGCATTAATTCTCAGGCTAGATTACTAAATGGGATTTGCTGCAAGGACTACACAC